Proteins found in one Triticum aestivum cultivar Chinese Spring chromosome 4D, IWGSC CS RefSeq v2.1, whole genome shotgun sequence genomic segment:
- the LOC123099303 gene encoding uncharacterized protein, translated as MRILSLTCSSSACERNFSVFQQIHTKRRNRLLHDKMRDLVFIKFNSKLKQKRGMKNRDPIEDHTFVDVVEDEGNEWITGVVPIEGVQTGFEPEDVQVVEPTLEGEVAPSKRKIVSQSRPRKKKKLLPIYRDDELQSAESSSESEDDDMHLPVSDSE; from the exons ATGCGGATTTTGAGTTTGACATGCAGCTCCTCGGCTTGTGAGAGGAATTTCAGTGTTTTTCAGCAG ATTCACACAAAAAGACGCAATAGGCTACTTCATGACAAAATGAGAGACCTTGTGTTCATCAAGTTCAACTCCAAACTAAAGCAAAAGAGAGGGATGAAAAACAGGGACCCAATTGAGGACCACACATTTGTAGATGTTGTAGAAGATGAAGGCAATGAGTGGATCACTGGTGTTGTGCCTATTGAAGGAGTGCAAACAGGATTTGAACCTGAAGATGTACAAGTTGTAGAACCAACATTAGAAGGAGAagttgctccatcaaaaagaaagATAGTGTCTCAATCTCGtcctaggaagaagaagaagttgcttCCTATTTATCGTGATGATGAGTTGCAATCAGCTGAGTCTTCTTCTGAATCGGAAGATGATGACATGCATTTACCAGTGAGTGATTCTGAATAA